ACTAAGAAGAGCTGTCTATGTTCGGATTCCCTaaatattcaattcaattcaattccattACATTTTAAATAGCTCTCTATGGAGCGATtcaataactacacacacacacacacacacacacacatagactaatAATAGTGGGGAAACAGGAACTTTCATTGCATCTGATGTTCTTGTTTTATGTCTGGTCACCCAGAAACCTACAacctagttagttagttagttagatagatagttagTTAGTTACATAGTTCCTTAGTTAGTTTATTGTCCCCAGGGGGAAATTCAGTTTCACTCACTGCATAGACACCTTCAAACATGACGTCTGAGTTCAACTAAAACAAGGGGGTAGGGGAACGTGTGGAAAGCGCACCACTTCTGGGAGGGTCTGAGGCTAATATGTGACCTACAGTAAGCTTTCCACTGATCcccattcattttggcattacTTTCAcatcatttattaatttagcactgttgtccaaagtgacttacatatgtcaactatattacaagggattacattgtccctggagcaacttggggtgcCTATCAAGGACACTTGGGGTGCGTTGGTCAAggacacaacggtggaagccaggaattgaacccacaacttttagtctactgcacgctagccctaCCACCGTCCACATCAAATACCTTTACATCTGAAGTGATTTAAGCCTGCATGTGACCATTGTTTATTTCCAGACAAATAAAAAACTTGTATGAGTGGCTCCATAACCTGTTATCCCACTTTATGGCCCCATAATAGACGTCTTTCTAAACCTACGCTAAAAATAATGTCATGACATTGTGACCGGAGAGGAGAGACCTTGTTGTCTCAATAAGAAGGTGGAAGGCAATCTGGAGTCGGAGCCTATGGAAAGAAGTCACAGAGGAAAGCATCTGAAACTGCCACTATATTAGAACATATCACCTACTAAAAGCTGCACTCAAACTCTAAACACGTTCTCAGTTTTCTGAGCATGGCTACCAGATGAGTTAACTTGTTTCAGTCCATCGATCAATatgacgtagccatactcaattctattGATACTGCACCAAACAGACGTGATTATGGGGTGCGTTTCAACTGATACAGGGAAAAAAATGGCTCAGCACACAATTGCATAGGCCTAACCAATCAGAACAACAAAATGGCCTATGGTGAATCCTGTTGGGAACATCCAAAATATCTTGCTTCTCGACAATTGCATTAAttgctgttttgtgtttttttgctgttgttatttttaagttattgtgctgtcattatcttgtacaacagacaCAATAGCGACATCTAAATGTTTTTTACATcttttttacatgttttttacTTTTGTTGTTGATTTTGTGAACAAAATCAGCCGAAGCGTACTTATGTCACATGAATGACTAGGCGCCATTGCTCATCTATCTCATTGTGTAATGCTTGCCTGgacgatttgattggtcagCGAATTTGCATACGGGCAAAAAAGCTTTTCAATGGAGCATGTCCAGACAGACATTTCCCGACTTCAAATTTTGTGGCCGAGGTTAAATTCGGCTGTCTAGGCTACATCATCACATGTCTGTCTGCAAACTGTTCTTGAGGCTGCGCAGTACAAACGGATTACCCAGCAGGAAACTAATTCAAAGTGACTTAATTTCCCTCATTCAAGTCCTACGGTGTggctctgtccatttcttttactgtctatgatagCACCACATGGCATACAGTGTGGAGGATGTAGCACCACAGGGAcgtcatgcacgcacacgcacacacacacagcacacagcacagagacATACTTTCTGCATTATTATGTTATCTTTTTCTGTCTGTTGCAGACAGGTGTTGGAGAGTCCACTCCAAAATGCCCTACCAGTGGCAGGTGAAGATGGGTGAATCCTGGACCGACCTGCCAAACAGTGAAGACATCGAGAGGGACTTTTGTAACCCGATCAACACTACTGCTCTGAGGTCCTGCCCCGTGATCTGTTGGCTTGCTTTACACATTAGAGATACGTAATAGGACACTAGTACTCTATATCTTCATAATATAATATTTGTTGATTGGCCTAGGttgttgattggctgttgagggAAATGTCCAACCAATAGCACAAGGCGTTTATCTTCCCACATACTGTATTTCTTCTATGTGCGTTGTCTCCTGCAGTGAAAGTCGTTACAAAGTGCTAATGCAGTAGGTAAAACGGTCTTCCTGTACCTGTGCATTATCACCTGTAGTGAAAGTCGTTACAAAGTGCTATTGCAGTAGGTAAAACGGTCTTCCTGTACCTGTGTGTTGTCTCTTGTAGGGAGGGCGACCCTGTTAGTTTTGACACCATGACCTGCGGTCCGCATAAGGTGCGCCGGCTCTCCACCGCCTCATCCGTGGCCCAGCCAGACTTCATCCTCACCACCGAGTGGATCTGGTTCTGGGAGGATGAATATGGGAAATGGATCCCATATGGCTCCATAGTAagattcactcactcactcgctcgctcactctttATTCTCAGAGGTTCTTTGCAAGCCAACAGTTCTGTTTCTGTTGTACTGAACAAAAATGAACAGTGCAGTTAGTTAGTTAAATCTgaaatttgggggggggggggcgggcctCTGTGTCGCAACTGGCTGCAGTGGCCGTACAATATTTGGCTCCAAGTGCCCATGACGACTGGCCGCAATGTGCAACATCAAGTGACTAGCTGATATaaaaatgatgatgataaaaaaaatgatcATTTTGGAAACTGCCTTTCAGGAAACCTACAGTAAGGTCACTATGCAAGAGAAGAAATGAAAAACAATTAACAAACTGGAaaacagtcagtgtgtgtgtcacagttaATATGTGTGAAAGGGATTTCTCAATTTCAGCGATGGATTCattgttgtatttttttttgtcagtgatTTCCTGTCATACGTTTTTGTATAGAAGTAGTTCTTTTACTGAATGTTGATGCCTGTATTTTCTATTCAGTGTATGATATTGGAATATCAATGATTGTGATGGTCCTTTTATGATATTTCAATTGTACACAGAAAGAGATGCATAGGTTGTCCTCAATCTCCTCCAGTGATTTGGAAAAGCGTTACCAGGACGACAACAAAGCAGTGGTTCTCTTTACAGCTGCTACAGAGCAGTATGAAGTCAGTTTCAAAGGTACGACGCCTACCGCATGTCTTAAATACCAAAGCATGGCAAAATAACACACAAGAAAGGAAAGAATTAAGGGTGCAGACTCCTTTTTTAAGTATATCTTGGCAGTAATTTGACCTGGGATGTGCAAAATAACTAACTATACCCACCGCATAACTTAAATACCAAACTAGCCTCTTAATGACCTCCTCTAACAACACCTACCACACCTCTTGTACTAGACTGGCCAATTAATGACCTCTTCTAACGACACCTACCGCATCACTTATACTAGACTGGCCTCTTAATGACCTCCTCTAACGACACCTAGCTTTTAGAAAAAGGCTGCAGAAAGGTGCTCAGAGGTGACAAATCTGTGTTCCTCACATCTCTCTACAAAActccattagtgtgtgtgtgtctgtgtgtgtatctgacagATGATTTTGTAATATTCCTAAATATTTTTAGTAACATTCCTAAACATTTTTAAAGCATGCTGTCATTCTTACAGTTATGGAGCAGAAGAATATGAGCTCTGGCAAGACAAGACAAGTTAGAAGAAGACCTAACTTCGTCTCTTCTTACGGTGTCCAAACGGCCAGAACCAGGTATTTCAATCATAGTAATTTTCCTTCTCATAATTATCCATTCTCAATTCTTTGCagtagcatatatatatatatatatatatatatatatatatatattggttaTTGGTGTCTTGTTATTTTAGAGACAgcttaagtaagggataatgtatagaacgccggtcattattgggaaaataagtcccgacagggcgaactgtCTTGTTccaccctgtcgggacttattttcccaataatgaccggcgttctatacattatcccttacattacacggctacttgccaaaacgaaatgataaactccccacgatatgactttagcctacaaagcctagcctatttgttaccgttcattgtggcatttgctgaaacaattgaacttgaatcaaacattctttagaacacagctgatcaaccttctgctttcacttttgaatgaagttccagtccttgcgtagtgataggaaatacctgaattagaagcacaaattccgttgccattgacagcggtcattatttttttcagaggccctttcccaagaaataatgaccgctagaacttgcttgccttgtgaagagccgtgtaataagtaagggataatggacgacacggtggtctgttcacagaagttaatgcacggtcgaggttgtaaaacggccccgacgcgaagcagagggccgtttaaacctcgtGAGTGCATTCATTTCTCTGAACAGACCAccatggagtccattatcccgcttattccactgttgccacttgcgtgcttgtgttcatttcctgttacaatttaaacgttttaatcgctaaaactgtcttgtttgtagaactaatttcttccgacacatatcaactaatttctcaacttgcaggacaaactgccgttcatagttcatttaaactttacaacgagttcggcgaattaatatacagtacaagtgtgatacggccaaaaaatggatctacttcataggtgtgcagagaACATACGgtggttaatggtcgttctaaattacgtaggacaatgggaaattcaaccaagcagtggaataatagGGACTAATGTATTGGTGTCTTGTTATTTTAGAGACAGAAATAACAAGACACCAATACATTAGTCCCTATTAAGCTGTCTCTAAAATAACAAGACACCAATACATTAGAGACAGCTTAATAGGGACTAATGTGTTGGTGTCTTGTTATTAGCAAGAGAAGAGCTTAGTAGGGACTAATGTATTGGTGTCTTGTTATTAGCAAGAGAAGAGCTTAATAGGGACTAATATATTGGTGTCTTGTTATTTTAGAGACGGCTTAATAGGGACTAATGTATTGGTGTCTTGTTATTAGCAAGAGAAGAGGCCCCGCATCATCACAACATGGTAGAGGTGTGCCAGGATACTGGGACAAGTCTGCCGTGCCTGAAACAGGATATAAGGTTTGCTCATATTTTTGTTCTTCTTTCTCGTTATCTGTAGCGATGGGAGagggagcccccccccccccccattgacTTCAAATCCGGGCCTACTGGGTAACTGCCCACTGATGCAGAGGACCAGGCTCATTGGTGGCACCACAGTTGTACTGTTTGTAATACTTACTTAATCTAGTCAAAACAGCTGAGCTGTTGATCTTTCCCTTGACACtacaatgtgtttgtttgtgtgtgtgtgtgtgtgtgtgtgtgtgtgtgtgtgtgtgtccatccagaGAGTAACTCTGCTAAGTACCGACCGGGACTACCTGAAGGTCCAGGAGCTGTTCAGAAAGACTCTGAGCGGTTTTGACATTGTCAGTGTTGAGAGGATCCAGAACAAAAAACTCTGGGAAGACTTTCAGACGTAAGCCACTTgcgattccacacacacacacacacaccacctatgTGGTGTGATTTTATAAATTGCATCACCTAACTGCAGTCTAAGTAGTAGTTCATGCACAAGAACTTTGTTTGTTGACAGACTTTGCAATTTGCCCGCCAAACAAATCAGAGCCCTATACTTCAGTCAAGTTCTTATACCTTTTCCCTGACAAGAGGTAACATCCTTTACCCTTTAAGTCTTGGTTAAGCATGTTGTGGCCATCCCCTCACTATCAACTGACTCATGCATAGGTGAACTGTATTACTCTGAAGACAAATGTCTCCTGTGATTgctgagatgtacagtatatgtgcagTTGTTCCTTAACCAATGTTTTTTATTCAAAGTGACTTTGTTTGCTTTAGTGCATCTCATAGAATAGTACACGATAAGGACAAAATATGGCAATGCCATTGCTAAACCATGTCAACTGTTAACATAGCAAACAGAAGAAAATGTGATGGTCTACTGCAGGGGTGCCAAAGATGCGGCCCGGGGGACAAATCCagcccgccagcaggtttcatacggccCTCCAGATGttttcaagatattcacatccaatTGTTGTCGACTATGTGTGATAAGCAATATTTCTATGACCTGATCGATCTATTAAATATAGCACTGCAAACCATACTCAGGAAGGAAGATGCAGAAaagcaaaaaaatgttttgctgGATCAATATTACtatcatttcaaagtatctgcgttggttttAGAAACCCTCTAAGAGCatattgaaagggtctatactctCTAAGGGGGGAATTCTCACATTTACGTAAGGGTGCATACTGTaagttaaaaaaagagaaagacttGCATGGAAGGTAGAGTACTTCAAGTAAGAGAGCAGTATATGACGGTACACAATAAACCTTTATGCTTACTCAGGGTGTAGTAAAGGGTAAGGTTCCCACGGTCGTGGAATCCCTGGAGAAGTCATGgaattgtaaaatcccattttcCAGGCCTGGAGAAATCAAGGAATTCAATAAATTGGAATTCATTGAAAGTTTTGGAAAATGTAATTTAATTTTCATACAGGGATGTAGGTAGGAGTCAGCGTTACATGTCACAGAATTTGATCGCCTCCTTTATAAAATGGAGGGAAAGAAAACTATTTTATTCAATCTCGTTGTTTGTCACATTTCATAATTAGCCCCAACTTGTGGTGAAAACTAAGTAATTTTGTACTTGTAGGCTGTGAAGTCATGGAGTCAAGGTCTCATTCAAACAAATCCAGCCCACTGCCCGGGGAGTAGCGGGGGTTAGATGCCTTACTCGGGGGCACTTCAtccccccgcccacatttttcccacCAGTTAGGGATCGAACCAGCCACCCTTTGGTCACAAGTCtgattccctaaccagtaggccacggatggATTGAATTAAAGGCATAAACAAAAAAGAAACTTTCCTCCAACACCACCTGAGGAGTGCAGTGGCAACCAATTATTCCCTGATGAATTCTCAAAGAGGATTGTGAGGGGCCGAGGCGACCACCCCACGTTTAGGAAGGTGCGCCACTGGATTAGGTGGTGATGAGGAAAGGCAGGAGACAGCAGttccatacaaaaatataatatttatTTAGTCCACAAACCAGGAGGAAGCACAGCAGGAATCCAGACATAAAAATCCAGGGATCTTCAGTATGTATCTTCAAGTGAACATTTGAACTCGCCATTAAAGGCAACAATCACAGACTTTCTAGGCTCCCGATCCAAACAAAGCACCTTGCATAACTTTGGACCATACTTTATCCCCTTGCCTCACAGTAAGCAAGGTTAACATTATAAACTTCAATTTACTTTCTAACTCTAAACTTCCCTGAGTCCCTGGATCTCCAGCTCTTCCTTCTGTCTTCCGTTGTCTCCCGTCTATTGTGTGTCTCTCCCGTGTGAAATAAGCCTGCCTTTAAATAGCCTAGGCAATTACCCAATTAGGTCTGGGCTAAACCATTATAGGGAAtgcgggggtggtggtggtggtctgtaCCATTAACCCAATCACAGTTAAAATCAACACCTTAATACAGACACATATGAAATAAACAGCCATAAACCTGGAATTGAGTGCAGGTGAGTGTTTGGCTGCAGTCCATGGAAGTGTGGCACAAGGCAGTTTTTCAAAAGTTTGTCGTAGGGGAAAAGGAGAGGACTCCTTTTTCACAAGGATATATACCATGATTGGGCCTACATTTTTGGCACAGTGTGAGCTATCGTATCACACACAGTTGATTTTAGTTTTTGTCTtgtggtttgtttgttaatttgtttgtcTTTACTGTATGTTTTGTCTGCAGGAAACGAGATCGGATGAAGAAGGCCAATCAGGACAAAAAGTACGCTGATGGGGAACGTCTGCTCTTTCATGGCACAAACTCTCAGTACATCGATGCTATCTGCTTCCAGAATTTTGACTGCAGTAAGTGTGGTGCCAATGGAACAGTTTACGGAGAAGGTGAGCGCTGAAGATGGAATTCTTTGCTATAAAGCATGTCGTATAGTAGTTTAATTAATTAACTTTGCTATAAAGCATGTCGTATAGTAGTTTAATTCATTAACTTTGCTTCAAAGCATGTCGTATAGTAGTTTAATTAACTAACTTGCCTAAATCAACTTGCCTCTCTTTTTCCAAAAAATATCATATCAAAATGATTGTTCTGTGATCACTTTGGTTTCATTCATTTTTAGTGTGTACTGTAATTGTCTCAATTcaatctataaaaaaaaaacagatgttcTGATGGGTATTCCTTTTGTGATAATTCGTAGGATGTTACTTTGCCCGGGATGCCTCCTACTTCAACAACTACACCTCTGGCCATGGCAAGCGCTCCATGTTTGTGTGCCGTGTACTCGTAGGCTGCTACACCCGAGGGCAGTCTCAGTATCCACCCTCCAGGGATGGAGGCCTCATTCTGTATGACAGCTGCGTGAATGACGTGCGCGACCCTTCTATCTTCGTGGTCTTTGACAAGCAGCAGGTGTACCCCGAGTTCCTCATCACCTACACTGAGCACGTCTATCGTCCGCCAGTGACTCTGGATTCTTCTTccgattctgattctgattttacTTTGTTTTCTCCCGTCAAGACGACTGTGACCTCCACAGAGTCTTTCTACAATTCTTCACACTACGGCTCCACTGTGCTCACAAGCATAACCAGTGCACCACAGCTCGTAACAATCGTGTCCACTTTGGCCTCGCATTCATCTGTGTCACCGTCGCCTGCCAGTCTGACCACAGGACAAAAGGTCCACTCTTCCAGCGGCACAGTTTCCGTTCAGCTCTCTAGCTCCAACACATTGGCTCCGACTGTGGGTGCTTCTAGTCCGTTTTCTGTCTCGACAACACCCACCAAGCCGTCGACAGGGTCTCCCCAAAGCTCTGCCACAACACCCGTTACTCACTATTCGCCATTCAGGTCTTCACATCTGGATCCAGCCCAGGCTTCTGCCGTGTCCACAACACCCTCAGCTCCTGTTCCATCAGCAGCGAGATCCGTATCCACAACACCCTCAGCTCCTGTTCCGTCCGCATCGAGATCCGTGTCCACAACGCCATCCGCTCCTGTTCCGTCCGCATCGAGATCCTTGTCCACTTCTTCCAAGCAGCCAAGTAATCCTTTACAAGCAGCCCAAACAAATAAGAGAGACTTCTTCAGTGATGATGGGGGATGGGAGTACGTAGATTCATCAAACATCTCCAGATCTAAGAGTGCATCAACAGGCCTCTTTGATCTACAAACATCCAGCAGTTCCACACTAACCTCCCATCAGTCGGGTCCCAGGCCAGCGTCCAGGCGATCGCTGTACTCGTCCCCAGACGCGTCTCTGGTCAGCTCCTCTGTGAGGTCCGCCGCCACAACGCCATCGGCTCCTGTGAGGTCCGCCGCCGCGGCAACATCAGCGAGTGCAAGGAGGGTATCTCCTTCATATCTGTCCACCTCAACGTCCTCTTACACCCGACAAGTGCCTCGTCCACAAAGCCAAGACATCTATTATGTTCCCACTCCTAGGAGACAGAGTAATGAAccaaagaagaaagaagaatgCATCTTGCTTTGATCTCATTGTCTTTTTGCCCATTATTTTATGATTTTGCTcagatttttgtttttaatggttAAAACAAATTGTCCCACTTGTACTACTGCAATAATTAGCTTCTCTCTGCTACGTCTCACTACACTTTAGTAGTTCTTGGATTGTAATGATTACAATTAACAACACTAGTGTTCATTTAGAATGTTCAATATTATGGTGTCTGTGATGGACATCAGAGCTATAGCTCAGGGCCTCTGTTTGCCAGTGTCTTGGCATGTGGATATAATTTAAAGATTAAATGTGATTTTGCGCAATATTTCCAGTGGTTGGTTATGGTTTTCACAATTTGTTTAACTCAATCATTGCACTTAACAAAAAAAGAATGTAATTCCTAATAAATTATGTAATCCAGCCACTGATTCAGTGTTCCAATGTTTGCCAGCATTTGGAAGATGAGTTGTTTAAATTGAGAGGGATATCTATGGCCTGAAAGTaatatgcaaaaaataaataaataaaattactaGACACTAGATGTCACATGTGGTGGCATTAAACTGTGAGTGTTTGAATACAACATCTAGTGTGTGGACACTATCTGAACAGGCAATATGTTAGAAAAATACTAAATATGCTGCTCAAAGGAGGTAGTTAATGAGATAAATTCAACATAGATTTTCACCCATTTCACTTGTCTATACTGTAGTTTCCTAAGTTTTCCCAAATCCCTTTTGGGAATCTACTTTCATTTCTCCAAGCACACTTCAGTTTCATTTTCCACTATTGAATTTGGGGGAGTTTAAAAAAGACTTTCTATAGTAAAGTCATTGTAGGACATGTATATTGTCTATGTACTTTCCCTTATGAGTGTAGTAGTATAGCCTACTGACTTCCATCAAGTACAGTTAAGTTTCATTTCTCAAGTTTCATTTCCCGTCTAGTGACCCggtctatattttatgatgAGCAAAGTCCTGTGTTACGTAGTGCCACATAGGCCCTACCCTGACAGCTGTGCAGCAGACCCACAGAGGGACTCTCAGCTGTCTACCATGCAGGCCGCAGCGCTCGTGTATAAGGTGACGTGTGCCCAGACTGGGCGATCGGACCTCTGTCAACTGACGGACGATCTATCTGGTCAGATCCAGAGAAATGAGCTGGACCAAATTCTGGGGAATAAGCAGCTGTTTGTTATTTGCAGTCTGGATGGAAAGAAAACAGTCATCGCCAAGACACAGCTAAGGCTCTGCAGGGCCCGGGATTGCACTGGCTGTTCAAatatacacctgtgtaaattgTACCTGCTTGGTGAGGATTGCCCTCATAATCGTGGAAGGTAAGAATAGCAGTATTGACATTAGAGGGTAGTAATTTCGCTCAGAAtgaatctgttttgtttttttgtctataTCTGTTTTGCTCATCTAAGCTAAAATATTGACACTCAAAATATTACTGATCTCTAAAACATCTAACCAGTTGTTGACTTTgctatacagctctggaaaaaattaagagaccagcacactttttttctaaagtcatcctatggttgctgagtAACATTCGAATTAGTTggcagtcatattcaaaatgaagagaccactgcaaatttgaatattgccgtcaactcatttgaatgtcactcagcaaccgtaggatgacatcagaaaaatgtgcagtggtctcttatttttttctaaaactaTACTACATTATATATTATAAAGTTTATACTGCTGTACTGTACCCATCAGACGTCCTGTTAATCTTGCTTATCAAATCTGCTGAGTTATCTCTGTGCCACGATATCGTTGTGTACATTGGCTGATCATACTCAAACAGGGTTCAAAAAGCTgctccattcacacacattgaTTATTTACTTAGATTTAGGAATCTATCCAACAACCATAATAACCGTTTTACCATTGCATGGGGTCGTGTTGTGTGCTATGTTTCTAAGTAGACACTTTGGCCCAAATATACAACAGTAACAATAAACATTTACTTATTATGAAGTAATAATTTATATGACCTGAGCTGCATTTTTTTGGCCTtcttttgggtgtgtgtgtcattctttGGCCTTCTTTTGGGTGTGTGTAGGCGAGTGTGTCGCTTCAGCCATGACCTGTACTCTGACCACAACAACCAGTTGCTGCGGCAACACTATCTGCAGGAGCTCAAGAGGGAGGAGCTGTGTACCCTGCTAATGCAGAATGACTACACTCTTCTGCCACCGGTGAGATACAAGaccccatacatacacacacatacatacatacatacatacatacacacacacatattgtgcatacatacatacattctgtaatttccctttggggatggataaagtatatctatctatctatctatacacaCAACATGATAGTAAAGGTTCAGATTGCGGGACTTGGAGAATCTATTAGCAGAAATACATTCATAATAATGTAAGAATAATTTTCATAATAATGTTATATCTTGTCATGAAATAGTAGCTCCTAAGTGTTGTTTTGGTAGGCATGTAAACTGAATTCACATTTCATGATTTCCATAATGTGCATAATTTCAAATACACATAAAGTGTTATCCGTGACTTCTGTCACCGGTGAGATACCTCAAGGCCCTACATGAGAGTACCTCAAGATCCTACATGATAGTACCTCAAGGCCCTCTGTACATTAGGAACATGCAGAGTCAGTGGTAGTAATCTCCGTGTGAAACAGTTAGGAGAAGAAAGTTCAGAGAAGAGCACTTTGAAAAAGTAGTCCtgataataaaataatacaatcACCTGAAATTATGAAGTGTTTATGTTACCACTATCATTTTAGATTAGTAATAATATTAAATGTTTTATAAGTAGTccacaaaaaaataacaacCCTTTGGACTGTTCTCTAACTGTCATTCCATTGATGTTTCTGTCTTCCTCAGGTGTGCTTCACCTACAACCGAGGTGCAGGTGAGTTTGGGTTTTGTCCCGACAAGGACACCTGCTGGAGGCTCCACATCTGTGAGAAGTACCTCAGGGGTACCTGTCACAGAGGTGACTGTGACAGGTCACATGACTTCTTTGAGCCCCACCCAAATAGAACATTGCAGTCCAGGGGCGTGTCCAGCGGAATGGTGGGATCCTTACTGTCCGTGTACCGGAACATTCTGGCCATATGGGATTCGAATAGTGCAGGCACTCACAGCAGAGGTACGTTTTGTGCACTGGATGTAAATAATAATATCTCACATAAAGAGTGATACCATTATGCAATTATAGCCTGTTGATTATTTTACAAATGCCATTAAACCATATCTACACTGTCTCCAAATTACATTTTGCAGGCACAGAAATATGCCTCTTTCATATCAAGAATTACTGCAAACAAGGAAGTAAGTTAAGTCAAAGATTGTCTTTCTTTACATCTTCATCTTACATCTTAAGATTTGATGTTCAACATTTAGTAGTCTATGATAGATTCTTAAATGCAACTCTGTATCACGTTTCAGGGGTCTATGTCTTTTCCAAAGCAGACCAGTAAACAGAAAATTAACAAAGACAGAAACACACTTTTCTGTTATAATTTATTAGTAGTAACAACCAAGAAAACTGGTTATAGTTtcctgcattagcctacttctcACAAATACTTAGATAGTAATGGGGGAGTTAGACTTTTTGACCCCCTGGGTCAAATACATTTAACATGAAATCAATAAACATCAATAAATATGTCTGTCTGCTTGCTCAAAGACAGATGCGGTAAGGTCCATTTCCACTTGCCATACAGATGGGAGTTTAAAGATGGACAGGGCTGGTCGCAGCTCACAGACAACGAAGCCATAGAGCAGGACTACTGTGACCCGTCAAAGTCATACAGGTCAGGGACTGGTTAGACACTCTACCTGTGTTCATTAAATGTATTTTTCCTTTAAATTCATTAGTGTATTGACATGGTGTCTCAGTTCAGTTTTGGCTTGTAAACTGGGGGGGCTTTTCTAGTCAGTTGAACAATGAACATCCTTGTAAAATGCATAGCCTCATTCACACAAGATAGAtgaatagatagatggatggatagatagataattaCTGTATTGATCTTCTAGAAGAAACTGTGGTGT
This portion of the Alosa sapidissima isolate fAloSap1 chromosome 22, fAloSap1.pri, whole genome shotgun sequence genome encodes:
- the LOC121697615 gene encoding protein mono-ADP-ribosyltransferase PARP12-like isoform X1; translation: MSEAGLLKIICGNGGAIDYDRLLELASGFPDINCSEFDSLLGNKQFFHLTENDGVKQILAKTNMKICSVTMCHKVSSSCTNLHLCKFYLHGECKARPCCYGHNLNSAHNANVLSNHRLQKLSRAEIRQLLLQNDSPHSLLPPVCIRYNQGDGDFGKCDDQDNCTYLHICEDYIRGTCDSAGDCGRSHDFFEPHPMTTLRRRGVPDDKVGSMLSVYQRILVLRGTLAKDLKPNPGARTRGRRGKAGKGHATATTNTEATKDVRSRARPEINEICLFFVRADCKQDNRCWRVHSKMPYQWQVKMGESWTDLPNSEDIERDFCNPINTTALREGDPVSFDTMTCGPHKVRRLSTASSVAQPDFILTTEWIWFWEDEYGKWIPYGSIKEMHRLSSISSSDLEKRYQDDNKAVVLFTAATEQYEVSFKVMEQKNMSSGKTRQVRRRPNFVSSYGVQTARTSDGRGSPPPPPLTSNPGLLGNCPLMQRTRLIGGTTRVTLLSTDRDYLKVQELFRKTLSGFDIVSVERIQNKKLWEDFQTKRDRMKKANQDKKYADGERLLFHGTNSQYIDAICFQNFDCSKCGANGTVYGEGCYFARDASYFNNYTSGHGKRSMFVCRVLVGCYTRGQSQYPPSRDGGLILYDSCVNDVRDPSIFVVFDKQQVYPEFLITYTEHVYRPPVTLDSSSDSDSDFTLFSPVKTTVTSTESFYNSSHYGSTVLTSITSAPQLVTIVSTLASHSSVSPSPASLTTGQKVHSSSGTVSVQLSSSNTLAPTVGASSPFSVSTTPTKPSTGSPQSSATTPVTHYSPFRSSHLDPAQASAVSTTPSAPVPSAARSVSTTPSAPVPSASRSVSTTPSAPVPSASRSLSTSSKQPSNPLQAAQTNKRDFFSDDGGWEYVDSSNISRSKSASTGLFDLQTSSSSTLTSHQSGPRPASRRSLYSSPDASLVSSSVRSAATTPSAPVRSAAAATSASARRVSPSYLSTSTSSYTRQVPRPQSQDIYYVPTPRRQSNEPKKKEECILL
- the LOC121697615 gene encoding protein mono-ADP-ribosyltransferase PARP12-like isoform X2 translates to MSEAGLLKIICGNGGAIDYDRLLELASGFPDINCSEFDSLLGNKQFFHLTENDGVKQILAKTNMKICSVTMCHKVSSSCTNLHLCKFYLHGECKARPCCYGHNLNSAHNANVLSNHRLQKLSRAEIRQLLLQNDSPHSLLPPVCIRYNQGDGDFGKCDDQDNCTYLHICEDYIRGTCDSAGDCGRSHDFFEPHPMTTLRRRGVPDDKVGSMLSVYQRILVLRGTLAKDLKPNPGARTRGRRGKAGKGHATATTNTEATKDVRSRARPEINEICLFFVRADCKQDNRCWRVHSKMPYQWQVKMGESWTDLPNSEDIERDFCNPINTTALREGDPVSFDTMTCGPHKVRRLSTASSVAQPDFILTTEWIWFWEDEYGKWIPYGSIKEMHRLSSISSSDLEKRYQDDNKAVVLFTAATEQYEVSFKVMEQKNMSSGKTRQVRRRPNFVSSYGVQTARTSKRRGPASSQHGRGVPGYWDKSAVPETGYKRVTLLSTDRDYLKVQELFRKTLSGFDIVSVERIQNKKLWEDFQTKRDRMKKANQDKKYADGERLLFHGTNSQYIDAICFQNFDCSKCGANGTVYGEGCYFARDASYFNNYTSGHGKRSMFVCRVLVGCYTRGQSQYPPSRDGGLILYDSCVNDVRDPSIFVVFDKQQVYPEFLITYTEHVYRPPVTLDSSSDSDSDFTLFSPVKTTVTSTESFYNSSHYGSTVLTSITSAPQLVTIVSTLASHSSVSPSPASLTTGQKVHSSSGTVSVQLSSSNTLAPTVGASSPFSVSTTPTKPSTGSPQSSATTPVTHYSPFRSSHLDPAQASAVSTTPSAPVPSAARSVSTTPSAPVPSASRSVSTTPSAPVPSASRSLSTSSKQPSNPLQAAQTNKRDFFSDDGGWEYVDSSNISRSKSASTGLFDLQTSSSSTLTSHQSGPRPASRRSLYSSPDASLVSSSVRSAATTPSAPVRSAAAATSASARRVSPSYLSTSTSSYTRQVPRPQSQDIYYVPTPRRQSNEPKKKEECILL